In Saprospiraceae bacterium, a genomic segment contains:
- a CDS encoding NADH-quinone oxidoreductase subunit M, giving the protein MMLAAILIFIPLIFAIITFFSGKKIAPYIALLSSIISLFYFLVLMSAYDIVGKQLSFNSYIEWIIPLRAYLHFGLDAAAVLPLFLTQLIICLSVLATLVKGNDRDASYYGLIGLAHAGFNGFFSAQNPISFYIFFEAALIPIYFIVLRYGGIDRKKAVFKFFLYTVFGGLLMLAAILFIQFHMKSYLSLISWQDFYKNKMAIEYQYWLFAAFFIAFAIKSPIFPFHTWQADLYSQSDRPSLMIIAAVMSKMGIFGLIRFDFFFVEAIYKWQYFLIALCLVGVVYGALIAWRQKDMIRLLAYSSLSHMGLIAAGVLTMANLGVQGGLFAILSHGLAAAGLFFAADVIIRKTNDNSVDAVSGIAKVNPRFATYFFIILLSSIGLPLTCGFIGEFYLLWAITEFKPYYGAFGALTLIFGAVYMLRLYQKSMFGKVSSTASGFGKLSLSEDYVFIVIGILIIVIGFFPVNWIGIGQYAFRIMNFTPTN; this is encoded by the coding sequence ATGATGTTAGCAGCAATATTGATATTCATTCCGCTTATATTTGCAATCATTACTTTTTTTTCCGGAAAAAAGATTGCGCCTTATATTGCTTTATTATCGAGCATTATAAGTTTATTCTATTTCCTGGTGCTCATGAGCGCATATGACATTGTCGGTAAGCAACTTTCGTTCAATAGTTATATAGAATGGATAATTCCTTTGAGAGCTTATTTGCATTTTGGATTGGATGCAGCCGCCGTATTACCTTTGTTTTTAACGCAATTGATCATTTGTTTGAGCGTATTGGCTACTCTTGTCAAGGGAAATGATCGAGATGCAAGTTATTATGGATTGATAGGCTTGGCTCATGCAGGTTTTAATGGATTTTTCAGTGCACAAAATCCAATCAGTTTTTATATATTTTTTGAAGCAGCTTTGATTCCAATTTATTTTATTGTACTTCGGTATGGTGGGATAGATCGGAAAAAGGCAGTGTTTAAATTTTTTCTATATACTGTATTCGGCGGACTTCTTATGCTTGCGGCTATTTTGTTTATACAGTTTCATATGAAGTCTTATTTGAGCTTAATATCCTGGCAGGATTTTTATAAAAATAAAATGGCCATTGAATACCAGTATTGGTTATTCGCAGCTTTTTTTATTGCCTTTGCTATAAAATCTCCGATTTTTCCATTCCATACCTGGCAGGCAGATTTGTATTCACAGTCGGATCGGCCCAGTTTGATGATCATTGCTGCGGTCATGTCGAAAATGGGAATCTTCGGATTAATTCGTTTTGATTTTTTCTTTGTCGAAGCCATCTATAAGTGGCAGTATTTTTTAATTGCGCTATGTTTGGTGGGAGTTGTATATGGAGCATTGATAGCATGGAGGCAGAAGGATATGATTCGATTGTTGGCTTACTCCTCTTTATCTCATATGGGACTTATTGCAGCAGGAGTCTTAACGATGGCTAATCTAGGAGTCCAAGGTGGATTATTTGCAATTCTATCGCATGGATTGGCGGCAGCAGGATTGTTTTTTGCAGCGGATGTCATCATTCGCAAGACTAACGATAATTCGGTCGACGCTGTATCCGGTATTGCTAAAGTGAACCCACGTTTCGCAACTTACTTTTTCATCATATTGCTTTCTAGTATTGGACTTCCGCTCACATGTGGTTTTATCGGTGAGTTCTACTTGTTGTGGGCGATTACTGAATTCAAACCATATTATGGTGCCTTCGGTGCTTTGACATTAATATTTGGGGCTGTATATATGCTGCGACTTTATCAGAAAAGTATGTTTGGCAAAGTTTCAAGCACAGCTTCTGGATTTGGCAAATTGAGTTTATCAGAGGATTATGTTTTTATAGTTATTGGGATTCTGATCATTGTGATAGGCTTTTTTCCGGTTAACTGGATTGGAATCGGGCAATATGCTTTTCGAATTATGAATTTCACTCCTACAAATTAA
- a CDS encoding NADH-quinone oxidoreductase subunit J, which produces MDKIFYIISVLTILCAILVVATRHPIRSVLFLVATFFLISAQYILLNAQFLALVNIVVYAGAIMVLFLFVIMFLNLNRELEQIKSWIPASAALIASGGLLLIFLSAYQSSQIELESSGVYNIGLVEYIGEVLYRDYLFPMEVCSILFLVAMIGVVLLNRKEKESSSKIVYP; this is translated from the coding sequence ATGGATAAAATATTTTATATCATTTCAGTTTTAACGATTTTATGTGCGATATTAGTAGTTGCGACCAGACACCCTATACGAAGTGTCTTGTTTTTAGTGGCGACGTTTTTTTTAATCTCGGCACAGTACATTTTATTAAATGCACAATTTCTGGCACTCGTGAATATCGTTGTTTATGCCGGTGCGATCATGGTGTTGTTTTTATTTGTGATCATGTTCTTAAATTTGAATCGTGAATTGGAGCAGATCAAATCATGGATTCCTGCTTCTGCAGCTTTAATAGCTTCCGGGGGCTTGTTGCTCATCTTTTTGTCAGCCTATCAATCGAGTCAGATTGAATTGGAATCTTCGGGTGTTTACAACATTGGGCTTGTGGAATATATCGGTGAAGTATTGTATCGCGATTATTTGTTTCCAATGGAAGTTTGTTCAATTCTATTTTTAGTTGCGATGATAGGTGTTGTATTGTTAAACAGGAAAGAAAAAGAATCATCTAGTAAAATCGTTTATCCATGA
- a CDS encoding NADH-quinone oxidoreductase subunit I — protein MTFSERIYLPAIFKGMGITISHLFKKKATISYPEEQRPMSSVFRGLHILKRDEKGAERCTACGLCALACPAEAITMTAAERKANEKHLYREEKYAAVYEINMLRCIFCGLCEEACPKAAIFLQNDKMAPASYEREDFIFGKDRLVETFQQN, from the coding sequence ATGACTTTTTCGGAGCGAATTTATTTGCCAGCTATATTTAAAGGAATGGGGATAACGATTAGCCACCTTTTTAAGAAAAAGGCAACCATTAGTTATCCGGAGGAACAGCGGCCGATGAGCAGTGTATTTAGAGGACTGCACATTTTGAAGCGCGATGAGAAAGGAGCAGAAAGATGTACCGCTTGCGGGCTTTGTGCCCTTGCTTGTCCGGCTGAGGCCATCACCATGACTGCGGCTGAAAGAAAAGCAAATGAAAAGCATTTGTATCGTGAAGAAAAATATGCTGCAGTGTATGAAATCAATATGTTGCGTTGCATTTTCTGCGGACTTTGTGAAGAAGCTTGCCCTAAAGCGGCGATCTTTTTGCAAAACGATAAAATGGCTCCGGCAAGTTATGAACGGGAAGATTTTATTTTTGGAAAGGATCGTTTGGTGGAGACGTTTCAACAAAATTAA
- the lpdA gene encoding dihydrolipoyl dehydrogenase — protein sequence MKVVIIGSGPGGYVAAIRCAQLGFEVTLVEKYNKLGGTCLNVGCIPSKALLDSSEHYHQLITGFEDHGIKTKTVLVDLPKMMHRKQEVVEQNTRGIKYLMKKNNINVIHAKASFKGAQELLLLKVDGSEERVEFDKCIIATGSKPNCPSSFNYNKKRIITSTEALSLNEIPKTMMIIGAGVIGIELGSVYSRLGTQVTLIEYMDKLLENMDPDCTKELLKTLEALGMLFKFGRSVQEVSQISDSKVQLSHQSKQGSEHTTEVADYVLISTGRRPYTEDLLLELAGIKTDDKGYIKVNNNLQTDNPHVYAIGDVIGGVMLAHKAEEEAVFVAEVLAGQKPEMHYHLIPNVIYTWPEMASVGFTEAQLIEKGRAFQVGKFPFKALGRARASNDLDGLVKVIADAQTDEILGVHICGARAADLIMEAVALMNFKASAEDMAMLSHAHPSFSEALKEAALDACGKRALHF from the coding sequence ATGAAAGTGGTGATTATAGGTTCGGGCCCGGGAGGATATGTGGCGGCAATTCGTTGTGCACAACTAGGATTTGAAGTCACGCTTGTAGAAAAATACAATAAATTAGGTGGCACTTGCCTGAACGTAGGTTGCATACCTTCCAAAGCCTTGTTAGATAGTTCAGAACATTACCATCAGTTAATTACGGGATTTGAGGATCACGGTATCAAAACCAAAACGGTTTTGGTGGATCTGCCTAAGATGATGCATAGGAAGCAGGAAGTGGTAGAACAGAACACCAGAGGGATCAAGTATTTAATGAAAAAAAACAATATTAATGTTATTCACGCAAAGGCCTCTTTTAAGGGTGCCCAAGAATTGTTATTACTGAAAGTTGATGGTTCTGAAGAAAGAGTGGAATTCGATAAGTGCATCATCGCAACGGGTTCTAAGCCAAATTGTCCGTCGAGCTTCAATTATAATAAAAAAAGAATCATCACATCGACCGAGGCTTTAAGTTTAAATGAAATTCCAAAGACCATGATGATCATTGGAGCTGGTGTCATCGGAATTGAATTAGGATCCGTTTATTCGCGATTGGGAACACAAGTAACGCTCATCGAATATATGGACAAACTGTTGGAGAATATGGATCCGGATTGCACTAAGGAACTATTAAAGACACTTGAAGCATTGGGAATGTTGTTTAAATTTGGAAGATCTGTTCAGGAAGTCTCACAAATCAGTGACTCGAAAGTTCAATTATCACATCAATCAAAGCAGGGTAGTGAGCATACCACAGAAGTAGCAGATTATGTTTTGATTTCAACGGGAAGAAGACCTTATACAGAAGACCTGTTACTTGAACTGGCTGGCATTAAAACCGATGATAAGGGATATATCAAAGTAAATAATAATTTGCAAACTGATAATCCACATGTTTATGCCATTGGTGATGTCATTGGTGGTGTTATGCTTGCACACAAAGCAGAAGAAGAAGCTGTGTTTGTTGCGGAAGTGCTTGCAGGCCAGAAACCGGAAATGCATTATCATCTCATTCCTAATGTAATCTATACCTGGCCCGAAATGGCTTCTGTGGGCTTTACGGAGGCGCAACTTATCGAAAAGGGTAGAGCCTTTCAAGTTGGAAAGTTTCCGTTCAAAGCATTAGGACGCGCCAGAGCAAGCAATGATCTTGATGGATTGGTGAAAGTCATTGCAGATGCTCAAACAGATGAAATTTTAGGAGTGCATATTTGCGGTGCCCGCGCTGCGGATCTTATTATGGAAGCAGTAGCCTTAATGAACTTTAAAGCCAGTGCTGAAGATATGGCGATGTTATCCCATGCACATCCAAGTTTTTCGGAAGCATTAAAGGAAGCTGCTTTGGATGCCTGTGGGAAAAGGGCCCTGCATTTTTAA
- the nuoK gene encoding NADH-quinone oxidoreductase subunit NuoK has translation MNHIPEVIRMIPFEHYLLLSAVLFFIGLIGVLIRKNVIIVFMCIEIMLNAVNLMMVAASAYRGDSAGQVMVLFTMAVAAAEVSVGLAIIVMMYKNLKTTNIDLFDQLKG, from the coding sequence ATGAACCACATTCCGGAAGTTATCAGAATGATTCCATTTGAGCATTACTTATTGTTAAGTGCGGTATTGTTTTTTATTGGTTTAATTGGCGTCCTTATTCGCAAAAATGTCATCATCGTTTTTATGTGTATTGAGATCATGCTCAATGCCGTCAACTTGATGATGGTTGCAGCTTCAGCTTACAGAGGTGATAGTGCAGGACAAGTAATGGTATTATTTACGATGGCAGTTGCAGCAGCCGAAGTTTCTGTTGGGCTAGCCATCATTGTTATGATGTATAAAAATTTAAAGACAACGAATATCGATCTGTTCGATCAATTGAAAGGTTGA
- a CDS encoding NADH-quinone oxidoreductase subunit N yields the protein MMLSLIILTFFAVCIMFLGFVKQRNIIMPVAFLGVSLALYALLSGQSFWNHYLANMLQTDGSAHVLSSLVIMNGLALIPFYNVYEKRGQEEIADFLGLILFAMMGAVIMVSCTHYMALFLGIEILSISMYILAGADRRKVKSNEASLKYFITGSFTSAILLFGIGLLYAISGSLQIDNPLSVDSNLLGQIAYIFIFTGFALKIAIVPFHFWAPDVYEGTPTLFTAAMASLVKIASMGAFLRVVQYNSDNLPGWIDAYFILLIIATLIFGNIFAMKQQGVKRLLAYSGVVQAGFILLGFIQLKPGDESLILYYFIAYMLASLAAFVVVYFVEEQYGSDDLNAFTGLYKSNPILAFVMTAALISLAGGPFTSGFVAKIFMLNQAITHGYAALVVIAVICTLLSVYYYYKIVNAMYSKSADQKFTISPLHSGILLVFSLVTLAAGIIPSFFVELLK from the coding sequence ATGATGTTATCACTTATCATATTAACTTTTTTCGCAGTGTGTATTATGTTTTTGGGTTTTGTCAAACAAAGAAACATCATTATGCCTGTCGCATTTTTAGGAGTTTCTTTGGCTTTGTATGCATTGCTTTCTGGGCAAAGTTTTTGGAATCACTATTTGGCAAATATGTTGCAAACAGACGGCTCAGCTCATGTCCTGTCATCTTTGGTGATCATGAACGGTTTGGCTTTAATTCCATTTTATAATGTTTATGAAAAGAGAGGGCAAGAAGAAATTGCAGATTTTTTAGGTTTGATTTTATTTGCTATGATGGGAGCTGTTATTATGGTTTCTTGTACGCACTACATGGCATTATTTCTTGGCATCGAAATTTTATCAATTTCGATGTATATACTTGCAGGAGCTGATCGTAGAAAAGTAAAATCCAACGAAGCCTCCTTAAAATATTTTATAACCGGATCCTTCACAAGTGCTATATTATTATTTGGAATAGGATTGTTGTATGCAATTTCCGGATCATTACAAATTGATAATCCATTATCTGTTGATTCTAATTTATTGGGACAAATTGCATACATTTTTATTTTTACGGGCTTTGCATTGAAAATAGCAATCGTTCCATTTCATTTTTGGGCACCCGACGTTTATGAAGGCACACCAACTTTATTTACTGCCGCGATGGCAAGTCTTGTGAAAATCGCATCAATGGGAGCATTTCTGAGAGTGGTTCAGTACAATTCTGATAATTTGCCAGGATGGATCGATGCATATTTTATTCTTTTAATTATTGCTACATTGATTTTTGGAAATATTTTTGCAATGAAACAACAGGGCGTAAAGCGTTTATTAGCTTATTCCGGAGTTGTTCAGGCTGGATTTATATTATTGGGGTTCATCCAATTAAAACCAGGCGATGAATCGCTTATTTTATACTATTTTATTGCATATATGTTGGCCTCTTTGGCCGCATTTGTGGTCGTTTATTTTGTGGAAGAGCAATATGGAAGTGATGATTTAAATGCCTTTACCGGTTTGTATAAAAGTAATCCCATTTTAGCTTTTGTCATGACAGCTGCATTGATATCTTTAGCAGGTGGACCTTTTACTTCCGGATTTGTGGCGAAGATATTTATGTTGAATCAGGCCATCACGCATGGATATGCTGCTTTAGTTGTGATTGCAGTAATATGCACTTTGTTGTCAGTTTACTATTATTATAAAATTGTAAATGCAATGTATTCAAAAAGCGCAGATCAGAAATTTACCATATCACCTTTGCATTCAGGAATTCTCCTTGTATTCTCATTGGTCACCTTAGCGGCAGGTATCATACCCTCTTTTTTTGTAGAATTATTGAAGTAA